A genomic segment from Enoplosus armatus isolate fEnoArm2 chromosome 12, fEnoArm2.hap1, whole genome shotgun sequence encodes:
- the p4ha1b gene encoding prolyl 4-hydroxylase subunit alpha-1b: MLSLRIELPCWCLLLLSCLQSLSAHNDFFTSIGQMTDLLYTEKDLVTSLKDYIRAEENKLEQVKRWADKLDSLSATATQDPEGFLGHPVNAFKLMKRLNTEWGDLESLVLSDTTDGFISNLTIQRQHFPTDEDQTGAAKALLRLQDTYRLDANTISTGDLPGVKHKSLMTVEDCYELGKIAYTDVDYYHTELWMAQALKQLDQGEESTLDKVTVLDYLSYSIYQQGEIERALEYTKKLLELDPEHQRAKGNLKYFEFQLEKQKKAAEDGTQKQKEGGKRETTEKKKKPKKKVFQLIPERKKYEMLCRGEGNRMTPRRQSRLFCRYYDNNHNPRYVLAPVKQQDEWDSPYIVRYLDIISHQEIERVKQLAKPRLRRATISNPITGVLETAPYRISKSAWLTGYEDPMIEKINQRIEDLTGLEMDTAEELQVANYGVGGQYEPHFDFGRKDEPDAFKELGTGNRIATWLFYMSDVAAGGATVFPDVGAAIWPQKGSAVFWYNLFASGEGDYSTRHAACPVLVGNKWVSNKWIHERGQEWRRPCGLNETE, from the exons ATGCTCTCATTAAG gATAGAGCTGCCATGTTGGTGTTTATTGTTGCTAAGCTGCCTGCAGTCGCTCTCAGCCCATAATGACTTCTTCACCTCCATAG GCCAGATGACAGATCTGTTATACACAGAAAAAGACCTTGTCACCTCTCTAAAGGACTAcatcagagcagaggagaacaaGCTTGAGCAGGTTAAACG GTGGGCTGATAAGTTGGATTCGTTGTCAGCCACAGCAACACAGGACCCCGAGGGCTTCCTGGGGCACCCTGTCAATGCCTTCAAACTGATGAAGAGGCTGAACACAGAGTGGGGGGACCTGGAGAGCCTTGTACTCAGTGACACCACTGATG GATTTATTTCCAACCTGACCATCCAGAGACAGCACTTCCCCACAGATGAAGACCAGACTGGGGCTGCTAAAGCTCTCCTCCGGTTACAAGACACTTACAGACTGGATGCCAACACCATCTCTACAGGAGACCTACCTG GAGTGAAACACAAGAGCCTAATGACAGTGGAGGACTGCTATGAGCTGGGGAAAATCGCCTACACTGATGTCGATTACTACCACACAGAACTGTGGATGGCACAGGCTCTGAAACAGCTTGATCAGGGAGAGGAGTCCACTTTAGATAAGGTGACAGTGCTCGACTACCTCAGCTACTCCATCTACCAGCAGGGGGAGATAGAGCGAGCCCTGGAGTACACCAAGAAGCTGCTTGAACTGG ACCCAGAGCACCAGCGCGCCAAGGGCAACCTGAAGTACTTTGAGTTCCAGTTGGAGAAGCAGAAAAAGGCTGCAGAGGATGGAACTCAAaagcagaaggagggagggaaaagagaaacaactgaaaagaagaagaagcccaaAAAGAAGGTCTTTCAGCTGATCCCAGAGAGGAAGAAGTATGAGATGCTTTGTCGTGGGGAGGGCAACAGAATG ACCCCCCGCAGGCAGAGCCGTCTGTTCTGTCGCTACTACGACAACAATCACAACCCCAGATATGTGCTGGCACCCGTCAAACAACAAGATGAGTGGGACAGCCCCTACATTGTCCGCTACCTTGACATCATCTCCCACCAAGAAATTGAGAGGGTCAAGCAACTGGCAAAGCCACGA CTACGCAGGGCCACCATCTCCAACCCCATCACTGGAGTGCTAGAGACAGCTCCATACCGGATCAGCAAAAG TGCTTGGCTCACTGGCTATGAGGATCCAATGATTGAAAAGATCAACCAGAGAATTGAAGATCTCACAGGGCTGGAAATGGACACTGCAGAAGAGCTGCAG GTTGCAAATTATGGTGTTGGAGGTCAATACGAACCTCACTTTGACTTCGGAAGG AAAGATGAGCCAGATGCCTTTAAAGAGCTGGGCACTGGGAACCGCATAGCAACATGGCTCTTCTAT ATGAGTGATGTAGCAGCTGGTGGAGCCACGGTATTCCCAGATGTTGGTGCAGCAATTTGGCCCCAAAAG GGCTCTGCAGTGTTCTGGTACAATCTGTTTGCCAGCGGGGAGGGAGACTACAGCACCCGGCATGCAGCTTGTCCGGTGTTGGTTGGCAACAAGTGGG tATCAAACAAATGGATCCATGAACGAGGCCAGGAGTGGCGGCGACCTTGTGGCctaaatgaaactgaatga
- the actn2b gene encoding alpha-actinin-2b isoform X1, which produces MMTQVETTVHYNNGYEDEYMMQEDDWDRDMLLDPAWEQQQRKTFTAWCNSHLRKAGTQIENIEEDFRNGLKLMLLLEVISGERLPKPDRGKMRFHKIANVNKALDFITSKGVKLVSIGAEEIVDGNVKMTLGMIWTIILRFAIQDISVEETSAKEGLLLWCQRKTAPYRNVNVQNFHVSWKDGLAFCALIHRHRPDLLDYSKLNKDDPLGNLNLAFDIAEKHLDIPKMLDAEDIINTPKPDERAIMTYVSCFYHAFAGAEQAETAANRICKVLGVNQENEKMMEEYERLASELLEWIRRTTPWLENRTPEKTMAEMQRKLEDFRDYRRQHKPPKVQEKCQLEINFNTLQTKLRISNRPAFMPSEGKMVSDIASAWQGLEQAEKGYEEWLLTEIRRLERLDHLAEKFRQKATNHENWASGKELILSQKDYETATLTEIRALLRKHEAFESDLAAHQDRVEQIAAIAQELNELDYHDVAAVNQRCQSICDLWDKLGTLTQKRREALERTDKLLETIDQLFLEFAKRSAPFNNWMDGAMEDLQDMFIVHTIEEVQSLIAAHEQFKATLPEADAERQAILGIHNEVQKISQSYGIKANIVNPYSTITIEELLNKWEKVKKLVPQRDGALQEEMARQHAHERLRRQFAAQANLIGPWIQARMEEIGRCSLEVGGTLEDQMTQLKQFEHVIVAYKPNIDKLEGDHQLIQESLVFDNKHTNYTMEHIRVGWELLLTTIARTINEIETQILTRDAKGISQQQMNEFRSSFNHFDRKKNGAMDTDDFRACLISMGYDLGEVEFARIMMLVDANGTGIVSFQSFIDFMTRETADTDTAEQVVASFRILATDKPYILVEELRRELPPEQAEYCIMRMPPYTGHGAPPGALDYTAFSTALYGESDL; this is translated from the exons ATGATGACCCAGGTGGAAACCACGGTGCACTATAATAACGGCTACGAGGATGAATACATGATGCAGGAGGATGACTGGGACAGGGACATGCTGCTGGACCCTGCCTGGGaacaacagcagaggaaa ACCTTCACAGCCTGGTGTAACTCCCACCTGAGGAAAGCTGGTACTCAAATTGAAAATATTGAAGAGGACTTCAGGAATGGACTCAAACTCATGCTGCTTCTGGAGGTTATCTCAG GAGAGAGGTTACCCAAGCCAGACAGAGGGAAGATGCGGTTTCATAAGATTGCTAATGTCAACAAAGCGTTGGACTTCATCACAAGCAAAGGAGTTAAACTGGTCTCCATTGGAGCTGAAG AGATTGTGGACGGGAATGTAAAGATGACTCTTGGAATGATCTGGACTATTATCCTCCGCTTCGCCATTCAGGACATTTCTGTCGAAG AAACATCTGCCAAGGAAGGTCTCCTCCTTTGGTGTCAGAGAAAGACTGCCCCCTACAGGAATGTCAATGTCCAAAACTTCCATGTCAG CTGGAAGGATGGCCTGGCCTTCTGCGCCCTGATTCATAGACACAGACCCGACCTCCTCGACTACTCTAAGCTCAACAAG gATGATCCTCTGGGGAACCTGAACCTGGCTTTTGACATAGCCGAGAAACACCTGGACATTCCCAAAATGCTGGACGCAGAAG ATATCATCAACACCCCCAAGCCTGATGAAAGAGCCATCATGACCTATGTGTCCTGCTTCTACCATGCTTTTGCTGGAGCTGAGCAG GCAGAGACGGCTGCCAACAGGATCTGTAAGGTGCTCGGTGTGAACCAGGAGAATGAGAAAATGATGGAGGAGTATGAGAGACTGGCCAGTGAG CTGCTGGAGTGGATCCGCCGCACCACTCCCTGGCTGGAGAACCGGACCCCAGAGAAGACCATGGCGGAGATGCAGCGGAAGCTGGAGGACTTCAGGGACTACAGACGCCAGCACAAGCCCCCTAAGGTGCAGGAGAAGTGCCAGCTGGAAATTAACTTCAACACCCTGCAGACCAAGCTGCGCATCAGCAATCGCCCTGCCTTCATGCCCTCTGAGGGGAAGATGGTATCT GACATAGCCAGTGCATGGCAGGGCCTGGAGCAGGCCGAGAAAGGTTACGAGGAGTGGCTCCTTACAGAGATCCGAAGGTTGGAGAGGCTGGACCATCTGGCTGAAAAGTTTCGCCAAAAAGCCACCAATCATGAGAACTGGGCCAGCG GTAAAGAACTGATCCTCTCCCAGAAGGACTATGAAACAGCCACCCTGACAGAAATCCGAGCACTGCTTCGAAAACACGAGGCCTTCGAGAGTGACTTGGCAGCCCACCAGGACAGAGTGGAGCAGATTGCCGCCATTGCACAGGAACTAAA tgAGCTGGATTATCACGATGTGGCTGCTGTGAACCAACGCTGCCAGAGCATCTGTGACTTGTGGGACAAGCTGGGAACGCTGActcagaagaggagagaggcacTGGAG CGGACAGATAAGCTGCTGGAGACTATTGATCAGTTGTTCTTGGAGTTTGCTAAGAGGTCAGCTCCTTTCAACAactggatggatggagccaTGGAGGATCTGCAGGACATGTTCATAGTGCATACTATTGAAGAGGTCCAG AGTCTAATCGCAGCCCATGAGCAGTTCAAAGCTACTCTACCTGAGGCggatgcagagagacaggccATCTTGGGAATCCACAATGAGGTGCAGAAAATTTCCCAGAGCTATGGGATCAAGGCCAACATTGTCAACCCCTACAGCACCATCACAATTGAAGAGCTTCTCAACAAGTGGGAAAAG GTGAAGAAGCTGGTTCCTCAGAGAGACGGTGCCCTCCAGGAGGAGATGGCACGCCAGCATGCCCATGAAAGGCTGAGACGACAGTTTGCTGCCCAGGCTAATCTCATTGGACCCTGGATACAGGCCAGGATGGAG GAAATTGGGCGATGCTCCCTGGAGGTAGGAGGCACCCTGGAGGACCAGATGACCCAACTGAAGCAATTTGAGCACGTCATTGTTGCTTACAAGCCCAACATCGACAAGTTGGAGGGAGACCACCAGCTAATCCAAGAGTCGCTGGTGTTTGATAACAAACACACCAACTACACTATGGAG CATATCCGTGTCGGGTGGGAGCTGCTCCTCACAACCATCGCTCGGACCATCAACGAGATTGAGACCCAGATCCTGACCCGGGATGCCAAAGGCATCAGCCAGCAGCAGATGAATGAGTTCAGATCCTCCTTCAACCACTTTGACAGG AAGAAGAATGGAGCAATGGACACCGATGACTTCAGAGCCTGCCTCATCTCCATGGGTTATGACTTG GGAGAGGTGGAGTTTGCCCGTATAATGATGCTGGTGGACGCCAATGGTACTGGAATCGTCTCTTTCCAGTCTTTCATTGACTTTATGACTAGAGAGACTGCTGATACAGACACCGCCGAGCAGGTTGTGGCATCCTTCCGGATCCTGGCAACTGACAag CCCTACATACTagtggaggagctgaggagagagCTTCCCCCTGAACAAGCGGAGTATTGCATCATGAGGATGCCGCCTTACACCGGCCATGGAGCACCACCAGGGGCACTGGACTACACTGCCTTCTCCACCGCCCTCTATGGAGAGAGTGACCTTTAA
- the actn2b gene encoding alpha-actinin-2b isoform X2: MQEDDWDRDMLLDPAWEQQQRKVIEIGHQRTFTAWCNSHLRKAGTQIENIEEDFRNGLKLMLLLEVISGERLPKPDRGKMRFHKIANVNKALDFITSKGVKLVSIGAEEIVDGNVKMTLGMIWTIILRFAIQDISVEETSAKEGLLLWCQRKTAPYRNVNVQNFHVSWKDGLAFCALIHRHRPDLLDYSKLNKDDPLGNLNLAFDIAEKHLDIPKMLDAEDIINTPKPDERAIMTYVSCFYHAFAGAEQAETAANRICKVLGVNQENEKMMEEYERLASELLEWIRRTTPWLENRTPEKTMAEMQRKLEDFRDYRRQHKPPKVQEKCQLEINFNTLQTKLRISNRPAFMPSEGKMVSDIASAWQGLEQAEKGYEEWLLTEIRRLERLDHLAEKFRQKATNHENWASGKELILSQKDYETATLTEIRALLRKHEAFESDLAAHQDRVEQIAAIAQELNELDYHDVAAVNQRCQSICDLWDKLGTLTQKRREALERTDKLLETIDQLFLEFAKRSAPFNNWMDGAMEDLQDMFIVHTIEEVQSLIAAHEQFKATLPEADAERQAILGIHNEVQKISQSYGIKANIVNPYSTITIEELLNKWEKVKKLVPQRDGALQEEMARQHAHERLRRQFAAQANLIGPWIQARMEEIGRCSLEVGGTLEDQMTQLKQFEHVIVAYKPNIDKLEGDHQLIQESLVFDNKHTNYTMEHIRVGWELLLTTIARTINEIETQILTRDAKGISQQQMNEFRSSFNHFDRKKNGAMDTDDFRACLISMGYDLGEVEFARIMMLVDANGTGIVSFQSFIDFMTRETADTDTAEQVVASFRILATDKPYILVEELRRELPPEQAEYCIMRMPPYTGHGAPPGALDYTAFSTALYGESDL, translated from the exons ATGCAGGAGGATGACTGGGACAGGGACATGCTGCTGGACCCTGCCTGGGaacaacagcagaggaaagtaa TTGAAATTGGACACCAAAGG ACCTTCACAGCCTGGTGTAACTCCCACCTGAGGAAAGCTGGTACTCAAATTGAAAATATTGAAGAGGACTTCAGGAATGGACTCAAACTCATGCTGCTTCTGGAGGTTATCTCAG GAGAGAGGTTACCCAAGCCAGACAGAGGGAAGATGCGGTTTCATAAGATTGCTAATGTCAACAAAGCGTTGGACTTCATCACAAGCAAAGGAGTTAAACTGGTCTCCATTGGAGCTGAAG AGATTGTGGACGGGAATGTAAAGATGACTCTTGGAATGATCTGGACTATTATCCTCCGCTTCGCCATTCAGGACATTTCTGTCGAAG AAACATCTGCCAAGGAAGGTCTCCTCCTTTGGTGTCAGAGAAAGACTGCCCCCTACAGGAATGTCAATGTCCAAAACTTCCATGTCAG CTGGAAGGATGGCCTGGCCTTCTGCGCCCTGATTCATAGACACAGACCCGACCTCCTCGACTACTCTAAGCTCAACAAG gATGATCCTCTGGGGAACCTGAACCTGGCTTTTGACATAGCCGAGAAACACCTGGACATTCCCAAAATGCTGGACGCAGAAG ATATCATCAACACCCCCAAGCCTGATGAAAGAGCCATCATGACCTATGTGTCCTGCTTCTACCATGCTTTTGCTGGAGCTGAGCAG GCAGAGACGGCTGCCAACAGGATCTGTAAGGTGCTCGGTGTGAACCAGGAGAATGAGAAAATGATGGAGGAGTATGAGAGACTGGCCAGTGAG CTGCTGGAGTGGATCCGCCGCACCACTCCCTGGCTGGAGAACCGGACCCCAGAGAAGACCATGGCGGAGATGCAGCGGAAGCTGGAGGACTTCAGGGACTACAGACGCCAGCACAAGCCCCCTAAGGTGCAGGAGAAGTGCCAGCTGGAAATTAACTTCAACACCCTGCAGACCAAGCTGCGCATCAGCAATCGCCCTGCCTTCATGCCCTCTGAGGGGAAGATGGTATCT GACATAGCCAGTGCATGGCAGGGCCTGGAGCAGGCCGAGAAAGGTTACGAGGAGTGGCTCCTTACAGAGATCCGAAGGTTGGAGAGGCTGGACCATCTGGCTGAAAAGTTTCGCCAAAAAGCCACCAATCATGAGAACTGGGCCAGCG GTAAAGAACTGATCCTCTCCCAGAAGGACTATGAAACAGCCACCCTGACAGAAATCCGAGCACTGCTTCGAAAACACGAGGCCTTCGAGAGTGACTTGGCAGCCCACCAGGACAGAGTGGAGCAGATTGCCGCCATTGCACAGGAACTAAA tgAGCTGGATTATCACGATGTGGCTGCTGTGAACCAACGCTGCCAGAGCATCTGTGACTTGTGGGACAAGCTGGGAACGCTGActcagaagaggagagaggcacTGGAG CGGACAGATAAGCTGCTGGAGACTATTGATCAGTTGTTCTTGGAGTTTGCTAAGAGGTCAGCTCCTTTCAACAactggatggatggagccaTGGAGGATCTGCAGGACATGTTCATAGTGCATACTATTGAAGAGGTCCAG AGTCTAATCGCAGCCCATGAGCAGTTCAAAGCTACTCTACCTGAGGCggatgcagagagacaggccATCTTGGGAATCCACAATGAGGTGCAGAAAATTTCCCAGAGCTATGGGATCAAGGCCAACATTGTCAACCCCTACAGCACCATCACAATTGAAGAGCTTCTCAACAAGTGGGAAAAG GTGAAGAAGCTGGTTCCTCAGAGAGACGGTGCCCTCCAGGAGGAGATGGCACGCCAGCATGCCCATGAAAGGCTGAGACGACAGTTTGCTGCCCAGGCTAATCTCATTGGACCCTGGATACAGGCCAGGATGGAG GAAATTGGGCGATGCTCCCTGGAGGTAGGAGGCACCCTGGAGGACCAGATGACCCAACTGAAGCAATTTGAGCACGTCATTGTTGCTTACAAGCCCAACATCGACAAGTTGGAGGGAGACCACCAGCTAATCCAAGAGTCGCTGGTGTTTGATAACAAACACACCAACTACACTATGGAG CATATCCGTGTCGGGTGGGAGCTGCTCCTCACAACCATCGCTCGGACCATCAACGAGATTGAGACCCAGATCCTGACCCGGGATGCCAAAGGCATCAGCCAGCAGCAGATGAATGAGTTCAGATCCTCCTTCAACCACTTTGACAGG AAGAAGAATGGAGCAATGGACACCGATGACTTCAGAGCCTGCCTCATCTCCATGGGTTATGACTTG GGAGAGGTGGAGTTTGCCCGTATAATGATGCTGGTGGACGCCAATGGTACTGGAATCGTCTCTTTCCAGTCTTTCATTGACTTTATGACTAGAGAGACTGCTGATACAGACACCGCCGAGCAGGTTGTGGCATCCTTCCGGATCCTGGCAACTGACAag CCCTACATACTagtggaggagctgaggagagagCTTCCCCCTGAACAAGCGGAGTATTGCATCATGAGGATGCCGCCTTACACCGGCCATGGAGCACCACCAGGGGCACTGGACTACACTGCCTTCTCCACCGCCCTCTATGGAGAGAGTGACCTTTAA